A region from the Vicia villosa cultivar HV-30 ecotype Madison, WI linkage group LG3, Vvil1.0, whole genome shotgun sequence genome encodes:
- the LOC131660736 gene encoding (S)-coclaurine N-methyltransferase-like translates to MEKMEGMMQLPYNTTVKLMLGSLERNLLPDAVIRRLTRLLLATRLRSSYKPSSELQLSDLLQFVHSLQEMPIAVSTDKAKSQHYELPTSFFKLVLGNNLKYSSCYFSSASKTLEDAEEEMLKLYCERSNLKDGHTVLDVGCGWGSLTLYIAKNYSNSRVTGICNSTTQKAFIEEKCVELQLQNVDIVVADISTFEMEASYDKIFSIEMFEHMKNYKDLLNKISKWMKEDGLLFVHHFCHKAFAYHFEDKNEDDWITRYFFTGGTMPAANLLLYFQDDVTVVNHWLVNGKHYAQTSEEWLKRMDKNMASIKPIMESTYGKDSATKWTVYWRTFFIAVAELFGYNNGEEWMVVHFLFKKK, encoded by the exons ATGGAAAAGATGGAAGGGATGATGCAACTACCGTACAACACAACAGTGAAGCTGATGCTCGGTTCACTCGAACGCAACCTGCTTCCTGACGCCGTCATCAGAAGACTCACACGCTTGCTTTTGGCCACTCGCCTTCGATCTTCTTACAAACCTTCTTCTGAACTTCAGCTCTCTGATCTTCTCCAGTTTGTACATT CTTTACAAGAGATGCCTATTGCTGTTAGTACTGATAAGGCGAAATCTCAACATTATGAATTACCAACCTCTTTCTTTAAGCTTGTTCTTGGAAACAATCTCAAATACAG TTCTTGTTATTTCTCTTCTGCCTCGAAGACGCTGGAAGATGCTGAAGAAGAAATGTTGAAACTGTATTGCGAGAGATCTAATCTGAAAGATGGTCATACGGTTCTTGATGTTGGATGTGGTTGGGGTTCGCTGACTTTATACATTGCCAAGAATTACAGTAATTCTAGGGTTACAGGAATCTGCAATTCCACAACTCAAAAAGCTTTTATCGAGGAGAAATGCGT GGAGCTGCAGCTGCAAAATGTGGACATCGTTGTTGCGGACATTAGCACATTTGAAATGGAAGCTTCTTACGACAAAATATTTTCCATAGAAATGTTTGAG CATATGAAGAACTATAAAGATCTTCTAAACAAGATATCCAAATGGATGAAAGAGGATGGCCTTTTATTTGTTCATCATTTCTGCCACAAAGCATTTGCATACCACTTTGAG GACAAAAATGAAGATGATTGGATTACGCGATACTTCTTTACTGGAGGGACTATGCCTGCAGCAAATCTGCTTCTTTATTTCCAA GATGATGTTACTGTCGTCAATCATTGGCTTGTAAATGGGAAACACTACGCGCAGACCAG TGAAGAGTGGCTTAAAAGAATGGATAAGAACATGGCTTCCATCAAGCCAATTATGGAATCAACATACGGCAAAGATTCGGCTACTAAATGGACTGTTTACTGGAGAACATTTTTCATAGCTGTAGCAGAACTTTTTGGATACAATAATGGTGAAGAATGGATGGTTGTACACTTTCTTttcaaaaagaaataa
- the LOC131655224 gene encoding probable WRKY transcription factor 50 — MTDKNPYSPDDSDFTNQWPLELSEYLKFDDDEWPDDNPEPFFAEHVSNQDNELVADFGGSWNRVEEPAASSSEREKKEVKDKVAFRIKSEVEILDDGFKWRKYGKKMVKNSPNPRNYYKCSKDGCHVKKRVERDVEDPSYVITTYEGTHTHPSFH; from the exons ATGACAGATAAAAATCCATATTCACCTGATGACAGTGATTTCACTAACCAGTGGCCTTTGGAGCTCTCTGAGTACTTGAAATTCGACGATGATGAATGGCCAGATGATAATCCAGAGCCATTTTTCGCCGAACATGTTTCCAACCAAGATAATGAATTAGTAGCTGATTTTGGAGGAAGTTGGAACCGAGTTGAAGAGCCAGCAGCTTCCAGCAGTGAACGTGAGAAGAAGGAAGTTAAAGATAAAGTTGCATTCAGAATAAAATCAGAGGTTGAAATTCTTGATGATGGATTCAAGTGGAGGAAGTATGGAAAGAAGATGGTTAAAAACAGCCCTAATCCGAG GAACTATTATAAATGTTCTAAAGATGGATGCCATGTGAAGAAGAGAGTTGAGAGAGATGTGGAAGATCCGAGTTATGTGATAACAACCTATGAAGGCACACATACACATCCAAGTTTTCACTAG
- the LOC131660738 gene encoding uncharacterized protein At4g33100-like: MREKKGSKPSTSPCASLRDAYHNCFHRWYTEKFVKGQYDKEECVSEWQNYRACLSEHLEDKRMIRILEGEKVVQESR, from the exons ATGAGAGAGAAGAAAGGCTCCAAGCCTTCAACCTCTCCATGTGCCTCTCTCAGAGACGCTTACCACAATTGCTTCCACAG GTGGTATACGGAGAAATTCGTCAAGGGTCAGTATGACAAAGAAGAATGCGTCTCTGAGTGGCAAAATTACAGAGCTTGCCTTTCT GAGCATTTAGAAGATAAACGTATGATTCGTATATTGGAAGGTGAAAAGGTTGTTCAAGAATCAAGATAG